One Cheilinus undulatus linkage group 22, ASM1832078v1, whole genome shotgun sequence DNA window includes the following coding sequences:
- the LOC121504924 gene encoding ependymin-like, with translation MKILVALACLLAGCLAQKPHPCESPPLMTGALTVSTQNEKLWVYAKYLYDALGRRLRMFEFGTLNNKTFTADYLLLYREQVFYEINHENRTCKKSPLKIDFVPIGVPEGATLLGQGIVGSSSGPGQGLLVNTWWGDLPTGGNYMSTVTEFGCIPVSVASKTQEYGWMVLNYFNNVIGITDPNLLNPPEFCPSADAAMIGNEKPVDFFSLFADKF, from the exons ATGAAAATCCTTGTAGCGTTAGCATGCTTACTGGCAGGCTGCCTGGCCCAGAAGCCTCATCCATGTG AGAGCCCTCCTCTGATGACCGGGGCGCTCACTGTG TCCACGCAGAATGAAAAGTTGTGGGTCTATGCCAAATACCTGTATGACGCTCTGGGACGACGGCTCAGGATGTTTGAGTTTGGCACCCTGAATAATAAGACGTTCACTGCTGATTATCTTCTGCTCTACAGAGAG CAAGTTTTCTATGAGATCAACCACGAGAACCGTACCTGCAAGAAAAGCCCTCTGAAGATCGACTTTGTGCCCATTGGTGTCCCTGAAGGCGCCACTCTGTTGGGTCAGGGTATCGTCGGCAGCTCGTCCGGACCTGGACAGGGACTCCTGGTCAACACGTGGTGGGGAGATCTGCCAACTGGAG GAAACTACATGAGCACAGTGACTGAATTTGGATGCATTCCTGTCAGCGTTGCATCCAAGACCCAGGAATATGGTTGGATGGTGCTAAA ctACTTCAACAACGTGATCGGGATCACCGACCCCAACCTGCTCAATCCTCCAGAGTTCTGCCCGAGCGCAGACGCAGCAATGATCGGCAACGAGAAGCCGGTCGACTTCTTCAGCTTGTTCGCTGACAAGTTCTGA
- the LOC121504773 gene encoding ependymin-like — translation MKVFLAFACLLAGCLAQRPQPCKSPPLLTGGLSIVSQNEELFAVARYLYDAIGERIRLFEVVSLDNQTSFYDILLLYREHVMYQIDDKDRTCQKLPLKDDFMPLAIPGDATFVHQVVLGDSSRPAEGLLMNTWTGKLPDQGGTFLASVTDFGCIPISFEYQVKPYGWLQTTYFNNVIGITDPELLIPPSFCEDAEMPADAEPVDLLSLLKQKN, via the exons ATGAAAGTCTTCCTAGCGTTTGCATGCTTACTTGCAGGCTGCCTGGCCCAGAGACCTCAACCATGCA AAAGTCCTCCTCTGCTGACCGGGGGACTCAGCATT GTCTCACAGAATGAAGAGCTGTTCGCCGTAGCCAGATATCTTTACGATGCTATCGGAGAGCGGATACGACTCTTTGAGGTCGTCAGTTTGGACAATCAGACTTCCTTCTATGACATTCTCCTGCTCTACAGAGAG CATGTCATGTACCAGATCGACGACAAAGACCGCACATGCCAGAAACTTCCTCTGAAGGACGACTTCATGCCTCTGGCCATCCCAGGCGATGCGACTTTCGTTCACCAGGTTGTCCTGGGTGACTCATCCAGACCTGCAGAAGGACTCCTGATGAACACCTGGACGGGGAAACTGCCCGACCAAGGAG GAACATTCCTGGCCTCAGTGACTGACTTTGGCTGCATTCCTATCAGCTTTGAATATCAGGTCAAACCATATGGATGGCTGCAGACTAC ATATTTCAACAACGTCATCGGGATTACAGACCCTGAACTgctcatccctccatccttctGTGAGGACGCAGAGATGCCAGCTGATGCAGAGCCGGTTGACTTGTTGAGCTTGCTCAAACAGAAGAACTGA
- the LOC121504684 gene encoding ependymin-like: protein MKILGALVCFVAGCLAQQPHPCESPPLMSGELTISTQNEKLWVYAKYLYDAQGQRVRLYEYGTMENKTFTFDFLLHYKEQVMYDIKDHERTCTKSPLKVDFMPMAIPKDASLLGQIVLGSSSGPGQGLLVNAWTGDLPNKLGKFLATVTEFGCFPVSNAFHTDQFGWMLTSYFNNNIGISDPTQLDPPSFCPSTDVTDGDEEPVDFFTLFFRKK from the exons ATGAAAATCCTTGGAGCATTAGTGTGCTTTGTGGCAGGCTGCTTGGCCCAGCAGCCTCACCCCTGTG AAAGTCCTCCTCTGATGAGCGGGGAGCTCACCATT TCCACACAGAATGAAAAGCTGTGGGTGTACGCCAAATACCTGTATGATGCACAGGGACAACGGGTGAGACTCTACGAGTATGGCACCATGGAGAACAAGACCTTCACCTTTGATTTTCTGCTGCACTACAAAGAG CAAGTCATGTATGACATCAAAGACCATGAGCGTACCTGCACGAAGAGTCCCCTGAAGGTAGACTTCATGCCTATGGCCATCCCAAAAGATGCCTCTCTGCTGGGCCAGATCGTCCTTGGCAGCTCGTCTGGACCTGGACAAGGACTTCTTGTCAACGCGTGGACAGGGGATCTGCCCAACAAATTAG GGAAGTTCTTAGCCACGGTGACTGAATTTGGATGCTTTCCTGTCAGCAATGCGTTCCACACAGACCAGTTTGGATGGATGCTCACAAG CTACTTTAACAACAACATCGGGATTTCAGACCCCACTCAGCTAGACCCTCCGTCCTTCTGCCCAAGTACAGACGTGACCGACGGTGACGAGGAGCCGGTGGACTTCTTTACCTTGTTCTTCcgcaagaaataa
- the LOC121504229 gene encoding ependymin-2-like isoform X2: protein MKVFVVLACLPASCLAKKPRPCASPPLMSGEFILSTQNENFWIYSRYLYDALDQRTRVLDFATIDNKTVTTDVLILNKEGVIYEINDRRKTCKKIPLKEDFEPIAVSSDASLLGQFFLGSSSGAREGLLVNTWIGELSTGGAYLNTVTALGCIPVSLVTQTEQYGWIMVNYFNTIKGIPDPGLLNPPYFCKDASVKTEAELKDYLSLFFR, encoded by the exons ATGAAGGTCTTCGTGGTATTGGCGTGCTTGCCGGCGAGCTGTCTGGCCAAGAAGCCTCGTCCCTGTg CAAGTCCTCCTCTGATGAGCGGAGAGTTCATCCTC TCCACACAGAACGAGAACTTCTGGATCTACTCCAGATACCTGTACGATGCACTGGACCAACGCACAAGGGTCCTTGATTTTGCCACCATAGATAACAAGACTGTGACTACAGATGTTCTCATTCTCAACAAAGAG GGAGTCATTTATGAGATCAACGACCGCAGGAAAACCTGCAAGAAAATCCCTCTAAAGGAGGACTTTGAGCCTATAGCTGTTTCATCTGATGCCTCTCTGCTGGGCCAGTTTTTCCTCGGCAGCTCGTCCGGGGCCAGAGAGGGACTCCTGGTGAACACGTGGATTGGGGAGCTGTCCACTGGAG GAGCGTACCTGAACACTGTGACTGCACTTGGATGCATTCCTGTCAGCTTGGTAACCCAGACCGAACAATACGGATGGATCATGGTGAA ttACTTCAACACCATCAAGGGGATTCCAGACCCCGGTCTGCTTAACCCTCCATACTTCTGCAAGGATGCGAGTGTAAAGACTGAAGCAGAGTTGAAGGACTACTTAAGCCTGTTCTTTCGCTAG